One Candidatus Bathyarchaeota archaeon genomic region harbors:
- a CDS encoding aspartate aminotransferase family protein, translated as MPEDSKGIIEKEDRYGANVYAKRPIVLARGRGATLWDINGVEYIDCTGGYGTCILGYSHPEVVKAVNRQLRLLSSCHGYAYNEARAELLELIAEISPKGLDKSFLSNSGAEAVECALKLARKYTGRRKIVAAVGGYHGKTMGALSATWNPKYRGGFEPLLEGVTHIPYGKMDDKVYEKVDGETAAVIVEPIQGEGGVRIPPPDYLRALRDLCDERGVLLVFDEVQTGFGRTGRIFACEHWNVTPDILCAAKGWAGGLPIGITVSSREIMGCLGRGEHTSTYGGNPVVAAAALASIKVLLKERLHERASRLGAHLLGKLKMMESKYSIVREGRGLGLMAALELRFDVLDVIMGAMERRVLVLDAGRNVVRFLPPLVIRKWQIDRVVQVLDELIEAKEDGIRGKAA; from the coding sequence ATGCCTGAGGATTCCAAGGGGATAATCGAGAAGGAGGACAGGTACGGCGCCAACGTATACGCTAAGAGGCCCATAGTATTGGCTAGGGGTAGGGGAGCCACTCTATGGGACATCAACGGCGTAGAGTACATAGACTGCACGGGGGGCTACGGCACGTGCATACTGGGATACAGCCATCCAGAGGTGGTTAAGGCGGTTAACCGGCAATTGAGGCTCCTCTCATCCTGCCACGGCTACGCCTACAACGAGGCTAGAGCGGAGCTCCTAGAGTTGATAGCGGAGATATCCCCCAAGGGATTGGATAAGAGCTTCCTCTCCAATAGTGGGGCTGAAGCCGTGGAATGCGCCTTGAAGCTGGCCCGCAAATACACCGGCAGGAGGAAGATCGTAGCAGCGGTGGGGGGATACCACGGCAAGACCATGGGTGCCCTATCCGCGACGTGGAACCCCAAGTATAGGGGGGGCTTCGAACCGCTCCTCGAAGGGGTCACCCATATACCCTACGGGAAGATGGACGATAAAGTCTATGAGAAGGTTGATGGGGAGACGGCCGCCGTTATAGTTGAGCCCATCCAAGGCGAAGGCGGGGTCAGGATCCCCCCTCCGGATTATCTCAGGGCCCTCCGGGACCTATGCGATGAGAGGGGCGTCCTCCTCGTATTCGACGAGGTTCAGACGGGGTTCGGCAGGACCGGGAGGATATTCGCCTGCGAACACTGGAATGTGACGCCGGACATCCTATGCGCCGCGAAGGGCTGGGCGGGCGGATTACCCATAGGGATAACCGTATCCTCAAGAGAGATAATGGGCTGCCTGGGGAGGGGCGAGCATACATCCACCTATGGGGGGAACCCGGTGGTCGCAGCCGCAGCCCTAGCCTCAATAAAGGTTCTCCTAAAGGAGAGGCTCCACGAGAGGGCCTCGAGGCTGGGCGCACATCTGCTGGGAAAGCTTAAGATGATGGAGTCCAAGTACTCCATAGTGAGGGAGGGGAGGGGCCTAGGCTTAATGGCCGCCCTCGAACTCAGATTCGACGTATTAGACGTTATAATGGGGGCCATGGAGCGGCGCGTCCTAGTCCTGGATGCGGGAAGGAACGTGGTTAGATTCCTGCCACCCCTAGTGATTAGGAAATGGCAGATAGATAGGGTAGTCCAAGTATTGGATGAGCTGATAGAGGCTAAGGAGGATGGAATACGCGGTAAAGCTGCTTGA
- a CDS encoding M20/M25/M40 family metallo-hydrolase: MEYAVKLLEDMLRIYSPTGYESRLGGYLEEAMKNLGFHVETDRVGNVIGRIGEGDVEILLCGHMDTVPGEIPVKRIGYNLYGRGVVDAKGALAAMIMAAYKAGSKDIGGKARITVACLVDEEGESRGARELAASDKPPSYLVYGEPSGVDGIIIGYKGALKVSLEVSTAPGHSASPWLYPNAVEEAFEIWRILKREVMGSGSYFDSVTGCLTRIEGGEGFSRTPAKCVMEMDFRVPPGIPWRRVRASIEEKALSYAEGKENLRVRVWDGDGVDAFTASKDSPLVSAFSIAVRKATGKRPILLKKTGTSDLNILAQVWRIPMIAYGPGDSRLDHTPDEHLDVKEYLSSIEVLREALRWLIGIR; encoded by the coding sequence ATGGAATACGCGGTAAAGCTGCTTGAAGACATGCTCAGGATATACAGCCCCACAGGATATGAATCCAGGCTGGGCGGATACCTGGAGGAGGCTATGAAAAATCTAGGATTCCACGTCGAAACCGATAGGGTTGGGAACGTTATAGGCCGTATAGGGGAAGGAGATGTGGAGATCCTCCTATGCGGGCATATGGACACCGTCCCGGGGGAGATACCTGTCAAGCGTATAGGATACAACCTTTACGGCAGGGGCGTCGTCGACGCTAAGGGCGCCCTAGCAGCCATGATAATGGCGGCCTACAAAGCCGGCTCAAAGGACATCGGCGGCAAGGCCAGAATAACGGTTGCATGCCTCGTGGATGAGGAAGGAGAGAGTAGGGGCGCGAGGGAATTAGCCGCCTCGGATAAGCCGCCCAGCTACCTCGTGTACGGGGAGCCCAGCGGCGTCGACGGCATCATAATCGGATATAAAGGGGCCTTAAAGGTTTCATTGGAGGTGTCCACGGCTCCAGGCCACTCCGCGTCTCCATGGCTTTACCCCAACGCCGTGGAGGAGGCCTTCGAGATATGGAGGATCCTCAAGAGGGAAGTGATGGGGTCGGGGAGCTACTTCGACTCGGTTACAGGATGCCTCACGAGGATTGAGGGCGGGGAGGGCTTCAGTAGGACACCGGCTAAATGCGTTATGGAGATGGACTTCAGGGTTCCCCCAGGCATCCCATGGCGTAGAGTCCGTGCCTCCATAGAGGAGAAGGCTCTAAGCTATGCTGAGGGAAAGGAGAACTTAAGGGTTCGAGTATGGGATGGGGATGGGGTGGACGCCTTCACGGCTTCTAAGGATTCCCCCCTGGTATCGGCGTTCTCCATAGCTGTACGAAAGGCGACGGGGAAGCGGCCCATCCTATTAAAGAAGACGGGGACCTCCGACTTGAACATCCTAGCCCAGGTTTGGAGGATCCCCATGATCGCCTACGGCCCAGGGGACTCCAGGCTGGACCACACGCCGGACGAGCATCTAGACGTCAAGGAGTACCTCTCCTCGATAGAGGTCTTAAGGGAAGCGTTGAGGTGGCTCATAGGAATCCGATGA
- a CDS encoding DUF5615 family PIN-like protein yields the protein MGLPRSSGANTTSNIRFLLDENVPKLVKKFLESKGYVVEYPPKGAKNQDLASRVLNGRYILLTRDYDFADTILYPPKQFHGIVVLRIHPPKAEKLIKELESLLAKVKNFEGKLIIVKEGKVETPGD from the coding sequence ATTGGGCTGCCAAGATCATCAGGGGCGAACACGACGTCAAATATAAGGTTCCTGCTTGACGAGAACGTTCCAAAACTCGTCAAGAAATTCTTAGAATCTAAAGGTTACGTTGTTGAATATCCACCGAAGGGCGCGAAAAACCAGGATTTAGCCTCGCGGGTCCTCAACGGAAGGTACATCCTGTTAACGAGGGACTACGACTTCGCCGACACAATATTGTATCCTCCAAAACAATTTCACGGCATAGTAGTCCTTCGCATACACCCCCCAAAGGCTGAGAAACTAATAAAGGAGCTCGAATCATTACTAGCAAAAGTTAAAAATTTTGAAGGTAAACTAATAATTGTAAAGGAAGGAAAAGTTGAGACACCCGGAGATTAG
- a CDS encoding DUF433 domain-containing protein, translating into MRAEFGKYIVVDDDICHGKPTFKGTRVLVSDVIELLAAGLSIKEIIRDYYPSLDEDMIREALDWAAKIIRGEHDVKYKVPA; encoded by the coding sequence ATGAGGGCTGAATTTGGCAAATACATAGTTGTCGACGACGATATCTGCCATGGAAAACCCACCTTCAAGGGCACGAGAGTTCTAGTTAGCGATGTGATCGAGCTACTCGCTGCAGGTCTCTCCATCAAAGAAATCATACGGGACTATTATCCCAGCTTAGACGAAGACATGATTAGAGAAGCCTTAGATTGGGCTGCCAAGATCATCAGGGGCGAACACGACGTCAAATATAAGGTTCCTGCTTGA
- a CDS encoding CPBP family intramembrane metalloprotease: MNEKLKRVWLFIGVTYALSWLIIVLFLALGGRWGTPQAMAAVTAFMFMPMTSAILIQRFIYKGSLRKPLGVSFKLNWWWLVAWLLPPVIALATMGVSLLIPGVAYSPEMTGFLERLGGAVPPEQIQRMREQMAALPIHIFWIALVQGLIAGVTVNAVAGFGEELGWRGFLLRELGHMGFWRASVLIGLIWGMWHAPIILQGHNYPQHPVGGVFMMVLFCILLSPIFTYIRVKSGSVIAAAILHGSLNATAGLAIMMVEGGDDLTIGVTGLAGFITLLIVNLLIFLCDNSIRGKPLNVVEGI, from the coding sequence ATGAACGAAAAACTCAAAAGGGTATGGTTATTCATCGGGGTAACTTATGCCCTCAGCTGGCTTATAATAGTACTCTTCCTCGCCCTCGGCGGGAGGTGGGGTACGCCCCAGGCAATGGCGGCGGTGACAGCCTTTATGTTCATGCCCATGACCTCCGCCATCCTGATCCAAAGGTTCATTTATAAGGGATCCTTAAGGAAGCCCCTAGGGGTCTCCTTTAAGTTAAACTGGTGGTGGCTGGTGGCTTGGCTGCTCCCACCGGTTATCGCCCTCGCCACCATGGGGGTCAGCCTCCTCATCCCGGGGGTAGCCTACTCCCCGGAGATGACGGGGTTCCTCGAGAGACTCGGGGGAGCCGTACCTCCGGAGCAGATACAGCGGATGAGGGAGCAGATGGCCGCCCTCCCCATCCACATCTTCTGGATCGCCCTGGTCCAAGGCTTGATCGCCGGGGTCACCGTAAACGCCGTTGCCGGGTTCGGTGAGGAGCTGGGTTGGCGCGGCTTCCTCCTGAGGGAGCTCGGCCACATGGGCTTCTGGAGGGCCTCAGTCCTCATCGGTCTCATCTGGGGGATGTGGCATGCCCCCATCATCCTCCAGGGACATAACTATCCTCAGCATCCAGTGGGAGGCGTGTTCATGATGGTGCTCTTCTGCATACTCCTCTCCCCCATATTCACCTATATCAGGGTGAAGTCGGGGTCCGTCATAGCCGCCGCAATCCTCCACGGCTCCCTCAACGCCACCGCAGGATTGGCGATCATGATGGTTGAAGGAGGAGACGACCTGACCATTGGAGTCACCGGATTGGCTGGCTTCATCACCCTACTAATAGTGAACCTCCTTATATTTCTCTGCGACAATTCCATTAGGGGAAAACCCTTAAACGTCGTCGAGGGCATCTAA
- a CDS encoding CopG family transcriptional regulator, translating to MEVVKVKTSIYVDRELWGKYKSSTAKSGLKLNRALEELIREELVEELLNEALKGIDEAESYEIDFEPVKPIGGLVSVFVRTMRNERLGSLP from the coding sequence TTGGAAGTGGTTAAGGTAAAGACCAGCATATACGTCGACAGGGAGCTCTGGGGAAAATATAAGTCAAGTACGGCGAAGAGCGGCCTTAAACTCAACCGGGCCCTAGAAGAGCTCATCAGGGAAGAGCTTGTTGAAGAGCTCCTCAATGAGGCTCTAAAGGGGATAGACGAAGCTGAAAGTTACGAGATAGATTTCGAGCCCGTTAAGCCGATAGGAGGGCTTGTGAGCGTTTTCGTGAGGACTATGAGGAATGAAAGGCTCGGTAGTTTACCTTGA